A genomic stretch from Schistosoma haematobium chromosome 4, whole genome shotgun sequence includes:
- a CDS encoding hypothetical protein (EggNog:ENOG410V89I~COG:S) gives MSGNSSQSQCIRESLDSFFRCILSAKLDDQKVLSNSVPLIGKLVFADSKITYSEALYLFCRLERDYVSLDVFPNRSLFSRKEDCLESYNSLRAGFDSVFNNPTLSNNELHFSVYMQVLTASRGQLISLYRKIAENPLLIITSCSSLITSLKNILNQLSVTENELTKAFLHISQSIKLEVVILHELLSAQIAISDLMFLESLLSLNRAKDNLDKLGKLLNSKGSTSPCKQVPLVAWLECFYAHLLSKYTLYWFEILVRSASNVHEIEETANSENLNLVANITRFQRESNALNISLLFDTTCQSFPFLGHGYVLRGSFGDAPKGIESIPPIFNAPLGSSLSPVDIYTIVMQINSTLHLSSDDKIDVSEVLKQPRYVYDEKLNHTYYIKKLECRVFLALVYEGLKSHKDKLINEFISMLTDTICLHKVVNLLKQHRQQFSSSSPSTDRRSLRSFFFH, from the exons ATGTCGGGAAACTCATCACAGTCACAATGTATCAGAGAATCGCTAGACAGTTTTTTCCGGTGTATATTATCTGCTAAGTTAGATGATCAAAAAGTTCTGTCA AATTCGGTACCGCTTATTGGGAAACTAGTGTTCGCTGATTCGAAAATCACTTATAGTGAAGCACTATACTTATTTTGTCGACTTGAACGTGATTATGTATCTCTTGACGTATTTCCTAATAGATCTTTATTCTCACGAAAAGAG GACTGTTTAGAATCATATAACTCATTACGTGCTGGTTTTGACAGTGTATTCAACAATCCTACTTTGTCAAATAATGAGCTTCATTTTTCTGTATATATGCAAGTCTTAACTGCATCCAGAGGACAATTAATATCATT ATATCGAAAAATTGCCGAAAATCCCCTATTAATTATTACAAGCTGTTCGTCACTCATCACTTCtctcaaaaatatattaaaccAACTTTCAGTTACTGAAAATGAACTTACCAAAGCATTTCTCCATATATCTCAATCAATCAA ACTAGAAGTAGTCATACTACATGAATTGCTTAGTGCTCAAATCGCAATATCAGATCTCATGTTTTTGGAATCTTTGCTTAGTTTAAATCGAGCAAAAGATAATCTAGATAAACTAGGTAAACTTCTGAACTCTAAA GGTAGTACTTCACCGTGTAAACAGGTACCACTTGTAGCATGGCTTGAATGCTTTTACGCACATTTGCTTAGTAAATATACTTTATACTGGTTTGAAATCTTGGTTCGTTCTGCATCCAATGTTCACGAAATTGAAGAAACGGCAAACTCAGAAAATCTGAATCTGGTTGCTAA TATTACAAGATTTCAACGAGAATCTAATGCACTAAATATCTCATTATTATTCGATACAACTTGTCAGTCATTTCCATTCCTTGGACATGGTTATGTTTTGAGAGGTTCTTTTGGTGATGCACCAAAAGGAATTGAAAGTATTCCACCAATTTTTAATGCTCCGTTG GGTAGCTCATTGTCTCCGGTTGATATTTACACAATTGTTATGCAAATCAACAGTACTCTTCATCTTAGTAGTGATGATAAAATTGATGTTAGTGAAGTTTTAAAGCAACCTCGTTATGTATATGACGAGAAATTGAATCATACATATTATATTAAAAAATTAGAATGTCGTGTATTTTTAGCTCTGGTTTATGAAGGTTTGAAATCCCATaaagataaattaattaatgaatttatatCAATGCTTACAGATACGATTTGTTTACATAAAGTAGTCAATCTGCTGAAACAGCACCGACAACAGTTCTCTTCATCATCACCATCTACTGATCGAAGAAGTTTACGGTCATTTTTTTTTCACTGA
- a CDS encoding hypothetical protein (EggNog:ENOG410V89I~COG:S), whose translation MQINSTLHLSSDDKIDVSEVLKQPRYVYDEKLNHTYYIKKLECRVFLALVYEGLKSHKDKLINEFISMLTDTICLHKVVNLLKQHRQQFSSSSPSTDRRSLRSFFFH comes from the coding sequence ATGCAAATCAACAGTACTCTTCATCTTAGTAGTGATGATAAAATTGATGTTAGTGAAGTTTTAAAGCAACCTCGTTATGTATATGACGAGAAATTGAATCATACATATTATATTAAAAAATTAGAATGTCGTGTATTTTTAGCTCTGGTTTATGAAGGTTTGAAATCCCATaaagataaattaattaatgaatttatatCAATGCTTACAGATACGATTTGTTTACATAAAGTAGTCAATCTGCTGAAACAGCACCGACAACAGTTCTCTTCATCATCACCATCTACTGATCGAAGAAGTTTACGGTCATTTTTTTTTCACTGA
- a CDS encoding hypothetical protein (EggNog:ENOG410VA1P~COG:T~BUSCO:EOG091G036C): MGQNELQLAMLVLWLTERRVAHTTGDLFITFITGKVSLSFLVIDSENEDLCDFKNVFLIFSFSMFGECRILNEMSLERSSREVVYIKAKLSTETGTDQYKKFAIDPNITDYKVLLGLLRKCFDINCDFSVCYLAIDEFGEQFYLPLQSDWDLDASIVTSSDSTLRLKITLKPKVSDLQDWDIIIPSGVQSISRRRKSQNDTKNGLTFSDSKGPSLFSQITQRLEKTVANMRKAIGIGMDGDDMFHTIHPPISELQMRLYMDDNGRIIYLNQFYLDVYLNGLEHSLRKVGWRILLSVCPADTTGQERFHLLDIKAQQYATLKENWKKLYVMGLMSEHQLSTLASISIDVVRTDWKEDYYRSVGNHHRVCQLFDILATYCIHHPNIGYCQGMSDLASPLLVVQSDEALAYLSFCALMQRVKFKFGDTQQSILINNMQDLHDLLTYTDGELAQFFREHNLANMYFTQRWFVLELKREFNFDESLRMFESQWAALCLVKNNSLTEIETCNSKSEGYLVLTDGTCNLYMPNSSFTSTNSLNWYHYTARDVSLINSLIGSNYVVDLKRKGCTTVFNPDMVRQDHPSSASSPPQFIPSDAHFSCKLSNEDDHSGNPQQTSSETLITETQFEIISNESLLDFTNSIKKQSLHLTPTKRLSSFSIENEPIHIRTSVTHLRPPNQFGQGNPFLLFLSLSLILEYKEVIMLEIKEPGDIIQFYQQQSGKHNSSRILCRAKKLFNKYLEENNFQFFS; the protein is encoded by the exons ATGGGACAGAATGAACTACAACTAGCTAtgctcgtcctttggttgacaGAGAGACGTGTTGCCCACACCACGGGTGAC CTTTTTATCACTTTTATAACTGGAAAGGTTTCTCTTTCTTTTCTGGTAATCGATTCTGAAAATGAAGATCTGTGTGACTTTAAGaacgtttttttaatttttagctTCAGCATGTTTGGTGAGTGCAGAATACTGAATGAAATGAGTTTAGAAAGAAGTTCTCGAGAAGTTGTATACATTAAAGCCAAA CTTAGCACAGAAACTGGTACTGACCAATATAAGAAATTCGCAATTGATCCAAATATTACAGATTACAAAGTTCTTTTGGGTTTGCTGCGTAAATGCTTTGATATTAACTG TGATTTCTCGGTGTGTTACTTGGCTATTGATGAATTCGGTGAACAGTTTTATTTACCTTTACAGTCCGACTGGGATCTGGATGCGTCGATAGTCACGTCATCTGATTCCACTTTACGACTTAAAATAACCCTAAAGCCTAAAGTTTCTG ATCTTCAAGACTGGGATATTATTATTCCAAGTGGTGTTCAGTCTATCTCCAGAAGAAGAAAGTCACAAAATGATACAAAAAATGGTCTAACATTCAGTGATTCTAAAGGACCATCACTTTTTTCACAAATTACTCAACGACTTGAAAAAACTGTTGCAAATATGCGCAAGGCTATAG GAATTGGAATGGATGGTGATGATATGTTTCACACTATCCATCCTCCGATATCAGAATTACAAATGAGATTATACATGGATGATAATGGACGCATTATATATCTAAATCAATTCTA CCTAGATGTTTATCTAAATGGTCTAGAGCACAGTTTACGTAAAGTTGGTTGGCGTATATTATTATCAGTTTGTCCAGCGGACACAACCGGTCAAGAACGTTTTCATTTACTGGATATCAAAGCGCAACAGTATGCTACTCTTAAGGAAAATTGGAAAAAGTTATACGTAATGGGTTTGATGTCTGAACATCAACTATCTACATTAGCTTCAATAAGCATAGATGTTGTTCGTACAGATTGGA AAGAAGACTATTATCGTTCTGTTGGCAACCATCATCGAGTGTGTCAATTGTTTGATATTCTAGCTACTTATTGTATACATCACCCAAATATTGGATATTGTCAAG GTATGTCAGATTTGGCCAGCCCATTATTAGTTGTTCAAAGTGATGAAGCATTGGCATATCTCTCGTTTTGCGCTTTAATGCAACGTGTTAAATTCAAATTTGGTGATACGCAGCAATCTATATTAATTAACAATATGCAAGATTTACACGATCTTCTAACGTATACAGATGGTGAATTAGCACAATTTTTCCGTGAACATAATTTAGCCAACATGTATTTTACTCAACGTTGGTTTGTCTTAGAATTAAAACGTGAATTTAACTTTGATGAATCTTTACGTATGTTTGAATCACAATGGGCTGCTTTATGTCTTGTAAAAAATAATAGTTTAACTGAAATTGAAACCTGCAATTCTAAATCTGAAGGTTATCTTGTTTTAACTGATGGTACATGTAATTTGTACATGCCGAATTCTTCATTCACGTCAACAAATTCTCTTAACTGGTATCATTACACAGCAAGAGATGTTAGTCTAATCAATTCTTTAATAGGTTCAAATTATGTTGTTGACTTGAAAAGAAAAGGTTGCACTACTGTGTTTAACCCAGACATGGTTAGACAAGACCATCCATCTTCTGCTTCTTCCCCTCCTCAATTTATCCCTTCTGATGCCCACTTCTCATGTAAATTATCTAATGAAGATGATCATTCTGGAAATCCACAACAAACCTCATCTGAGACGTTAATTACAGAAACTCAATTTGAAATTATCTCTAATGAATCACTATTGGATTTTACAAACTCTATAAAAAAACAGTCTTTACATTTGACACCAACTAAACGACTATCTTCATTTTCTATTGAAAATGAACCTATTCATATTAGAACCAGTGTAACACATTTACGACCACCGAATCAATTCGGTCAAGGTAATCCATTTCTCCTGTTTCTCAGTTTATCATTAATCTTAGAATATAAAGAGGTAATTATGCTAGAAATTAAAGAACCTGGGGATATTATACAATTCTATCAACAACAATCTGGTAAACATAATTCTTCTAGAATATTATGTCGTGCGAAaaagttatttaataaatacttgGAAGAAAATAATTTCCAATTTTTTAGTTAA
- a CDS encoding hypothetical protein (EggNog:ENOG410VA1P~COG:T), with protein sequence MGLMSEHQLSTLASISIDVVRTDWKEDYYRSVGNHHRVCQLFDILATYCIHHPNIGYCQGMSDLASPLLVVQSDEALAYLSFCALMQRVKFKFGDTQQSILINNMQDLHDLLTYTDGELAQFFREHNLANMYFTQRWFVLELKREFNFDESLRMFESQWAALCLVKNNSLTEIETCNSKSEGYLVLTDGTCNLYMPNSSFTSTNSLNWYHYTARDVSLINSLIGSNYVVDLKRKGCTTVFNPDMVRQDHPSSASSPPQFIPSDAHFSCKLSNEDDHSGNPQQTSSETLITETQFEIISNESLLDFTNSIKKQSLHLTPTKRLSSFSIENEPIHIRTSVTHLRPPNQFGQGNPFLLFLSLSLILEYKEVIMLEIKEPGDIIQFYQQQSGKHNSSRILCRAKKLFNKYLEENNFQFFS encoded by the exons ATGGGTTTGATGTCTGAACATCAACTATCTACATTAGCTTCAATAAGCATAGATGTTGTTCGTACAGATTGGA AAGAAGACTATTATCGTTCTGTTGGCAACCATCATCGAGTGTGTCAATTGTTTGATATTCTAGCTACTTATTGTATACATCACCCAAATATTGGATATTGTCAAG GTATGTCAGATTTGGCCAGCCCATTATTAGTTGTTCAAAGTGATGAAGCATTGGCATATCTCTCGTTTTGCGCTTTAATGCAACGTGTTAAATTCAAATTTGGTGATACGCAGCAATCTATATTAATTAACAATATGCAAGATTTACACGATCTTCTAACGTATACAGATGGTGAATTAGCACAATTTTTCCGTGAACATAATTTAGCCAACATGTATTTTACTCAACGTTGGTTTGTCTTAGAATTAAAACGTGAATTTAACTTTGATGAATCTTTACGTATGTTTGAATCACAATGGGCTGCTTTATGTCTTGTAAAAAATAATAGTTTAACTGAAATTGAAACCTGCAATTCTAAATCTGAAGGTTATCTTGTTTTAACTGATGGTACATGTAATTTGTACATGCCGAATTCTTCATTCACGTCAACAAATTCTCTTAACTGGTATCATTACACAGCAAGAGATGTTAGTCTAATCAATTCTTTAATAGGTTCAAATTATGTTGTTGACTTGAAAAGAAAAGGTTGCACTACTGTGTTTAACCCAGACATGGTTAGACAAGACCATCCATCTTCTGCTTCTTCCCCTCCTCAATTTATCCCTTCTGATGCCCACTTCTCATGTAAATTATCTAATGAAGATGATCATTCTGGAAATCCACAACAAACCTCATCTGAGACGTTAATTACAGAAACTCAATTTGAAATTATCTCTAATGAATCACTATTGGATTTTACAAACTCTATAAAAAAACAGTCTTTACATTTGACACCAACTAAACGACTATCTTCATTTTCTATTGAAAATGAACCTATTCATATTAGAACCAGTGTAACACATTTACGACCACCGAATCAATTCGGTCAAGGTAATCCATTTCTCCTGTTTCTCAGTTTATCATTAATCTTAGAATATAAAGAGGTAATTATGCTAGAAATTAAAGAACCTGGGGATATTATACAATTCTATCAACAACAATCTGGTAAACATAATTCTTCTAGAATATTATGTCGTGCGAAaaagttatttaataaatacttgGAAGAAAATAATTTCCAATTTTTTAGTTAA